A stretch of Planctomycetota bacterium DNA encodes these proteins:
- the lexA gene encoding transcriptional repressor LexA, giving the protein MSLKLTPKQKKILLLIRDGQLTRGYSPTLQELADELNVSKVTIFEHVGALEKKGALIRDPNKARSLELSDNAVLPDESRPTRLPLVGTIAAGLPIEAIEDRRTLDLEELFGEPRSGRTGDTFVLEVRGDSMIDEHIREGDYVICRRTNQAHNGDTVVALLEDGEATLKKFYREKGRVRLQPANEKYEPIIVPDCQIQGIVIGVVRAYG; this is encoded by the coding sequence ATGTCTCTGAAGCTGACCCCGAAGCAGAAGAAGATTCTTTTGCTTATCCGCGACGGGCAACTGACCCGCGGCTATTCCCCGACCTTGCAGGAGCTCGCCGACGAGTTGAACGTCAGCAAGGTGACGATCTTCGAGCACGTGGGAGCGCTCGAAAAGAAAGGCGCCCTGATCCGCGATCCAAACAAGGCTCGCTCTTTGGAGCTGTCGGATAACGCCGTCCTCCCCGATGAGTCCCGCCCCACGCGCCTGCCCCTCGTGGGCACCATCGCCGCCGGCCTGCCCATCGAGGCCATCGAAGACCGACGCACCCTCGACCTGGAGGAACTCTTCGGCGAACCCCGCTCCGGACGCACCGGCGACACCTTCGTCCTGGAAGTCCGCGGCGACTCCATGATCGATGAGCACATCCGCGAAGGCGACTACGTCATCTGCCGCCGCACCAACCAGGCCCACAACGGCGACACCGTCGTCGCCCTCCTCGAAGACGGCGAAGCCACCCTCAAAAAGTTCTACCGCGAAAAAGGCCGCGTCCGACTCCAGCCCGCCAACGAAAAATACGAACCCATCATCGTCCCCGACTGCCAAATCCAAGGCATCGTCATCGGCGTCGTCCGCGCCTACGGCTGA